Genomic window (Pseudovibrio brasiliensis):
ATCTCCACGTCAGAACTGCTGGATCGCTACCCCTATGTGAATGCTGAAGATGTTACTGCAGCTGTCTATCTGCCAAAGGACGGGCAGGGAGACCCGGGCAACATCGCCCTTGCTCTTGCCAAGGGCGCACGCCAACGGGGAGCCCAAGTCTTTGAAGGTGTCAAAGTCACCAGCATTGAAAAGCGCAATGGTGCCGTTGCTGGTGTCTCATGGCAACGTGATGGCAGTGATGAGCAAGGCCATATCGCTGCTGACTATGTGGTCAACTGCGCTGGCATGTGGGCACATGAGTTAGGCCGTATGGCTGGCGTAAACGTACCGCTCCACGCCTGTGAGCACTTCTACATGGTCACCGATAACATCGCAGGCCTGCCTCAACTCCCGACCCTGCGCGTGCCGGATGAGTGCGCCTACTACAAAGAAGATGCTGGTAAAATCCTTCTTGGCGCCTTTGAACCAATCGCCAAACCATGGGGTATGCAGGGCATTTCAGAGGACTTCTGCTTCGACCAGTTGCCGGAAGATATCGAGCACTTCGAACCGATTCTGGAACAAGCCGTCAATCGCTTCCCTGAGTTGGCCGTAACGGGTATCCATACTTTCTTCAACGGCCCGGAAAGCTTCACACCTGATGATGCATACCATCTGGGAGAAGCGCCAGAACTCAAGAACTTCTTCGTCTGTGCGGGCTTCAATTCTATCGGCATTCAGTCCGCAGGCGGCGCAGGCATGGCGCTCGCGCATTGGATGGAATACGGCTATCCACCTTTCGATATCTCCGATGTTGATATCCGCCGCATGCAGCCATTCATGGGCAACAAAACCTTCCTCTATGAGCGCTCCAAGGAAACGCTTGGCCTGCTCTATGCAGATCACTTCCCATTCCGCCAAAAGGCAACCGCTCGCGGTGTCCGCCGCTCACCTTTGCATGAGCATCTGAAACAGGCAGGCGCAGCTTTTGGTGAGACAGCTGGATGGGAACGAGCCAACTGGTTCGCAGACCAAGAACAGGAGCCTACCTACGAGTATTCTTGGAAACGCCAGAACTGGTTCGAGAACTCCAAACGAGAACACCTCGCCATCCGCAACAATGTCGGCCTCTACGACATGTCCTCCTTCGGCAAAATCCGTGTTGAAGGCCCGGATGCGGAAAGCCTGCTCAATCATATGTGCGGTGGAGACATGTCGGTACCAGTCGGCAAGATTGTCTACACGCAGTTCCTCAATGAACGCGGCGGGATTGAAGCTGATCTCACCGTCACGCGCTTGTCCGAAACGGCCTATCTGCTTGTCACTCCAGCGGCGACTGTTATCAGAGAACTCAGCTGGCTCAACAAGCACAAGGCAGGTGCCAATGTGGTCATCACCGACATAACTGCGGGCGAAGCAACGCTGGTGGTGATGGGGCCTAACTCCAGAGAGCTGCTCTCCAAGGTCTCCAACCACGATTGGTCCAACGAGAACCACCCCTTCGGCACAATGCAGGAAATTGAATTCGGTATGGGCCTCGCTCGTGCTCACCGTGTCTCCTATGTGGGGGAACTGGGGTGGGAGCTTTATGTCTCAACAGAGATGGCTGCGCATGCCTATGAAACTCTGATGGAAGCAGGCGCCGATTTAAACCTGAAACTCTGCGGTCTCCATGCAATGGATTCCCTGCGTATCGAAAAGGGTTTCCGACATTTCGGCCATGACATAACCGAGGAAGACCACGTTCTGGAAGCCGGCCTCGGTTTCGCAGTCAGCACAAAGAAGCCATCCTTCATCGGCAGGGAAGCTGTCCTGCGTAAAAAGGAAGAGGGCCTGTCTTCCCGCATGCTGCAGTTCAAACTGAAAGACGCAGAACCACTCCTGCATCACAACGAACCTGTCCTGCGGGATGGAGAAATCGTTGGCTATCTTACTTCCGGAAACTACGGCCACACTCTGGGCGGTGCAGTCGGCCTCGGCTACGTGCCGTGTAAGGGCGAAACAATCAAAGACATGCTCGCGTCCAACTACCAAATCGACGTGGAAGGCACTCTTTGCGATGCCGAAGCATCCTTCAAACCAATGTACGACCCCAAAAGCTTGCGCATGCGCGGACTGAAAGAACTGGAAGACGCATAATCTAAAAGCAACGCCTCGTGCCATGCGCGAGGTGTTGTCCTAACTGGATGATTGTGCCGCAAAGTGTTGTTGTTCAACTAATGCGCAAAAAGAAAAGCCCGGGCAGCTTTACACTGCGCGGGCTTTAAGATTGATGCCCTTCTCAGAGGAGGCGAGAAGGGCACTGCTGGGGGACTTACGCGAGTTCTTGCTCGCGCATATCTTCCGCATTGATGCCTGCAACAGCAACAGGTGCTTTCATGGCGTCTCTGCGGAAAGGCTCTCCAAGTTCCTGATTGAGGATCACCTCAATGAACGTGGTCTCATTGCGCTCCATCTGGCCTTCAATGGCATCATCCAGAGTCTTGCTCAGCTCATCCATGCTGAACACCTGAATGCCCTTGAGGCCACAAGCCTCCGCAATCTTGGCGTACTGCACTTCTAGATTAAGCTCAGTGCCAACGAAGTTATCGTCGTACCAAAGCGTGGTGTTGCGCTTCTCCGCACCCCACTGATAGTTGCGGAAGATCACCATGGTGATCGGAGGCCAGTCATCACGGCCACACGCGGTCATCTCGTTCATGGAGATGCCAAAGGCACCATCACCGGCAAAGCCGACGACCGGCGTATCAGGACACCCAATCTTCGCGCCCAAAATAGCAGGAAGGCCATAACCGCATGGGCCGAACAGACCCGGAGCGAGATACTTACGTCCCTCATCAAAGCTTGGATACGCGTTACCAATCGCACAGTTGTTGCCGATGTCAGAAGAGATGATCGCTTCCTTCGGCAGCGCGGCCTGAATAGCGCGCCATGCCATGCGTGGAGACATCTTCTCTGGCTCACGGGTACGAGCGCGCTCGTTCCATGTGGTGCCCGGATCATCATCCTCGTGATCCATGGAAGACAGCTCCTGCAACCACGCAGACTTTGCATGATGCACGAGAGCCTCACGCTCCTCACGGCCATCATTGCCAGCATGATCAGCCAGCTCTTCCATGATCTGCTCTGCCACCGCACGAGCATCACCTTGAATGCCGACGGTGACTTTCTTGGTCAGACCGATCCGGTCAGAGTTGATGTCCACCTGAATGACCTTGGCATCTTTAGGCCAGTAATCCATGTCGTAGCAAGGCAGGGTGGAGAACGGGTTGAGGCGTGTGCCAAGGGCCAGCACAACATCCGCCTTAGAAATCATCTCCATACCTGCTTTGGAGCCGTTATAGCCAAGCGGACCAACGGAAAGCGGGTGATTGCCGGGAAACGCGTCATTATGCTGATAGCCACAGCAAACCGGCGCACTCAGCTTTTCGGCCAGAGCAGCGGACGCCTGAATAGCGCCACTGAGTACCACGCCCGCACCATTCAGGATCACAGGGAACTTGGCATCTGAAAGAAGCTCAGCAGCCTTCTTGATGGATTGCACACCACCGCGCGGCTTTTCCATACGCACGATCTGCGGCAGCTCGATGTCGATCACCTGTGTCCAGAAATCGCGCGGCACGTTGATCTGTGCCGGAGCACACCCACGCCAGGCCTTCTCAATCACGCGGTTCAGCACTTCTGCAATACGGGAAGGGTCACGGACCTCTTCCTGATAGCAAACCATATCCTCGAAGAGAGCCATCTGCTCAATCTCCTGAAAGCCACCTTGTCCGATGGTCTTGTTGGCTGCCTGCGGGGTAACAAGCAGCAAAGGCGTATGGTTCCAGTAAGCTGTTTTGATCGGTGTCACGAAGTTGGTGATGCCAGGGCCGTTCTGAGCAATCGCCATGCTCATCTTGCCGGTTGCGCGGGAGTACCCGTCCGCACTCATGCCTGCGTTACATTCATGGGCACAATCCCAGAACTTGATACCTGCGGCGGGAAAGAGATCCGAAACCGGCATCATGGCTGAACCGATAATGCCAAAGGCGTTATCAATCCCGTGCATTTGCAGCACTTTTACAAAGGCCTCTTCGGTAGTCATCTTCATCGCACGAATCCTCCCCATCACGTCACAGGCTCGGCTGTGATCTGCACATTCTGATATGCAATCAAACCTAGCGTGAGGTGGAGAAGAGCCTTAGGGCCAGATTCCGCTATAGCATTGGCCAGTTGCGTTGAGGAGCTTGAAGATAAAAGGAGAATACCCGTTGGTGGACATTGAGAAAGTGACCTAACTTACGTCAACATCAAGGGAAACAAGGCTGGCCTTCATCAAACCACGCAGGGAGTTACCGATGTAAACCGCATCTGCCTCCTGCAGATCTGAAAGTGTCAGATCAGCTTCTTCCGCATACCCATGCTCCAGCAAACCTGCGCGGAACACACCGGGAAGCAAGCCGTGCTTCAGTGCTGGTGTCAGCAACTTGCCGTCCCTGCGGATAAACAGATTGGTGAAACTGCCCTCGGTCAGATATCCGGCTTCATTGAGGAAGATGACTTCAGAGCACTCATATTGGGCGGCATAGTCGGCCCGTGTTTGGTCATAAAACCCACGATGGCTGGTTTTGTGAAACAGGAAGCGGTCCTGCGAATGCACGCGTTCTTCTGCAATGCAGACTCGCCAATCAACATCGCTACCAGCAGGCATCTCCTGCGCAGTCACGGACAGCTCACCATCTTCCGCCAGATCAAGCCGCACCCGCATGGAGTGCTCAAAACCTGCAGCATGGTCCCCAAGCACGCGCAAAGCTTGCTCCAGATTCCAGTTGAAGCCGAAGTAAGATGCGCTATCCGCCATCCGCTGCATATGCCGTTCCAGCAGTGTATAGCCATCCTCAGGCGTCCAGCCCATGGTTTCAAAAAGGGTGAACCGCTCGTCCGAGGCCTTCAGGAAGTTCAGCTTCAACAAGCATTCGTCATACTCAGGAGAAGCGCCGGAATCGAACACCACACCGGAGCCGGTGCCCATCTCTGCAGCACCATCCTCATCAATCACAAGAGTACGGATCGCCACGTTGAAGGTGAAATCACCATTCGGCTCAATCATACCAATGGAACCCGTATAGATCCCGCGCGGGCTCTTTTCCAGATCGTCAATGATCTCCATGGCCCAAAGCTTTGGTGCTCCGGTAATGGACCCACACGGAAACAGCTCCTCAATGATTTCAGGCAGTTCAGCCCCATCCACCAGCTCACCAGTTGTGGTGGATGTCATCTGGAACAGGCTGCGGTATTGCTCAACCTCGCAGTGCGAGGGAACACAAACACTGCCTGCTTTTGTGATGCGGGACAGATCATTTCGCATCAGATCGAGGATCATCGTGTTCTCAGCGCGCGATTTCTCATCGCTTTGCAGCCATTCCTGAACACGCGCATCTTCATAGGTTGTCCGCCCGCGCTGGGCAGTCCCTTTCATAGGCCGTGTAGTCAGCTGCTTGCCTTTGCGCTCCAGGAACAGCTCCGGAGAAATGGAAAGAACTTTCTGATCTCCCAAATGCAGAAGCGCGGCATATCCGACAGGCTGCTGAAACAGCAAATTGTCAAAGAGCGCAGCCGCACTGCCAGTCTGTTCAAGCATCGCGCGCATTGTCAGGTTGATTTGGTAGATATCGCCCTGTGCCAGATGCTGCTGCGTCTTCGCAAAAGCGGCATCATAGTCGCTCTTGCTCATGTCAAACTGGTTGATGTGAATGGAAGGGGAGGCTTCGTTGCCGGCCGCTTCCTTCAGCCACTGTGCTTCTTGCGCCCGAGACAAAAGCTCCGGTGCATCATAAACACCAAACCACGCAAGGGGCATGTTGCCGGAGCCGGAAAAGCGCTGCTTCAGCTTCTCTTCAAAGGCAAAGCCAAACTCATAGGAAAAGAAGCCCGCCAGATGATGGCCTGCTTTGCGTTCTTGCTCCAACTGCTGAAGAAACTGAGGGACCTCGGAAAGAGTTTGACAGGTTAACACGCGCTGAGGGGCTTGGAAGAGGCGCGCAGGCTCATGACTTAGCCTGTCGACAAGAAGTACCGTTCCAAACGCAAACTGCGCCATGCCTGTCCATTCTTATTTGGGTTACCCTTATTAAGAATGCTCAATACCAGCCCGCCAGACCAAGGCAATCATAAAATTGTCTCCAAGTCCGTTTGTTGAGTATTTTTGCGTAAATTGTGATCGATTTTCACTCAAATTCCGCAAGATGAAGCCGTAAGAGGTAAATTTGCTGAAGCAAGATAAGTACCCCAAACGTGAAACGGGCCACCAATGGCGACCCGTCAAACTCAAAAATTGAAGTGCTGATTAAGCAACATCGTGGAAGAAGCGCTCCAGTGTATCGTGAACTTCATTAAGATCACCATCCACCTTGCTTGCTTTCTCTGTCACTTCGAAAACAGAACCGGTTGCTTCGTTCATGGCTTCGCTAAGGCTCGCGATGCCCTGGGAAACAGCCATGGTACCGTCTGAGGCTGCCAGAATATTAGCTGAAATCTCGTTGGTCGCATCACCTTGCTGGGTGATCGCTTCTGCAATCGCGCCAGTGTGAGAGTTCACCTCATCCATGGTGTGGGAGATAGAGCCAATCGCTTCCACCGCTTCACGGGTTCTACCCTGAATGGCGGAAACCTGAGAGGCAATCTCTTCCGTCGCTTTGGAGGTCTGGTTCGCCAGCTCTTTAACTTCAGCCGCCACAACCGCAAAGCCTTTGCCAGCTTCACCGGCACGCGCCGCTTCAATGGTGGCGTTCAATGCCAGCAGGTTGGTCTGCTCCGCAATTGCTTGAATGAGAGTCACAACTTCACCAATGCGGCTTGCAGCTTCTGCAAGGCTGCCGATGGTGTCGTTGGTTTCCTGCGCACCGCGTGTTGTGGCTTCCACCATCTCATTGGCCTGCGCAATCTGGCGCGCGATCTCGGAAATAGAGGAGGACAGCTCTTCAGACGCAGCAGAAACTGTCTGCACATTACCGGAAGCCGCATCCGAGGAAGTCACCACCTCAGTTGTATGGCTGGAGCATTTATGCGTCGCGTTCTCAAGGCCTTTAGAAGCGGAAACAATGCTGTGTGTGTTCTGAGAAAGGCTCTTCAGCTGTCCATCAACCGCATCACGTAAATCGGAAACATGCTTCTCAAAGAAAGCGATACGCTCGGACTGCTCAGCAATCTTCTGCTCATTCTCTGCGATTTCGGCAGCTGGCGTGCTGACTGTAGCAGCAGCTTCACTCACGCCGGTGCTTTCAGCTGGTGCTTCACCCTGCGTGCTAAGAAACGCCATAGTCACACCAGCAAGCAGAACCAGAATGATCATGTTGCCGGAAAAAGTGCTCTGCTCACTCACCAGAAACTCTGGCATCACGAACAGGCTACCGAGCAGATAAATCGTGGAAACTGCAAGGAAGCCACCAAGAGCGCCGCCATTGCGGGAAGAACCCAGAACGACGAGCGGTGCGAAGAACAGAATATTGAAGTCCACTTGCCAGCCTTCAGCATACCCGCCAACCGCAGCGGCAGAACTTGCAAGGCCAGCCAGAACAGCAAGGCAAACGCCCGACGCAAGTTCTGAAGTGCCGGAAGTCTTATCTTTTAGCCATAGTGCGGTTGGAATAGCAGCAAGCAGGAAAGCAACTCCTGAAAGAATGCTCATGGTGCCGGTGTCACCAGCCCAGCTCATCCCAAAGCTTAGGAGAGCAAGAACCCAGCCCAGAGCAATTGGCCAACTGGTTGAACCCATGTCAGATTGGCCTACCTCTTCTTCAAATCCGACTGCAGCACTCATTTCAGGTCTTCCCTTAATAGTATTGGTGCAAAGCGCACCCCAATACATCTACCCAATTATTATCACGCACTCCGACTTTGTAAGTCTCTGGAATCACAAAGGAACACGCACAACCACAAGCAGCAGGCCAAGAGTAATCTGCTTGGAAACTGCTTGACTGAATGAAAAGAGCAACACGCAGGAACGAGCAAAGTCGCCAGTAATCACCTCAAAAGCGAAAACGCTCTCCAGAATGAATTGCGTAAATCATTCCATTCAAATCTTAGTTGTAATTTGTATTAGATTTATGCTTAAGAGAAGCTTAATGGAGCGTCGGTGAGGGGCAAAAATGCAAACAACACCAAAGCATATGCTTCGGTGTTGCCGCGTTGAAAATAAAATGAAAAATATAAATCGCTAAGTACGTGAAATAGTTGACTTAGGCTGGTTCGTTCTCTTCAACCTTTTCATCTTCCATCGGGTCATCATAGCAGAAGCGAGTGCAAGCTGAGCTTTCCACGTCGTTCAAAATGAACTTGAGAAGGGAAGAGAGGTTGTCCAATTGGCTCTCATCAATGTCACCGAGCAGCGCATGAGCTGCTTTGCGACGGGCTTCGGCCACTTCGACGGCTTTGCGTTTACCGCGAACGGTCAGTTCCACCATCACTTCACGACCTCTGCGGCGCAGACGTCGGACCAACCAATCCTTTTCAAGGCGGTCAATCAGGCGAACGGTAGCGGAATGGCTCAAGCGAACTTCTTTAGCGACCGTACCGATGGAGATGGCTGGGGAGCGTCTCATAATAAGAAGAGCCGCAACAGCGCTTGTTGAAAGATCTCCGTAAGCATCAACACTCGCATCTTCCAGTGCTGTACTTACTGCGGAAAGTTGGTCTGCAATATGATTTGTTCTCATCATTAATTAAATCTCTAAAATACTGTCCTGACGATTCTGACTTAGCGTCATTAGAGTTAATCCTAAAACTGCAATTTAACAAATGCAAGTTTAATAAAATTGAAAATAATAAGTATTTCGCATTGGTGCAACCTGCAAAATCAATAAAAACCGCCAATTCGGTCCCTGATTATTAGCAGGTTGCAATTATCCATAAATTATTTTTGGTCACCTATTGCTGAGGGGGCTGCGACGAAAACGGCAATGGGCAGGTCGCACCTGTGCCCCCAAGGCCACAGTATCCATCTGGATTCTTTGCCAAATATTGCTGGTGATATTCCTCAGCATAATAGAACACGTCGAGCCTACCGATTTCCGTGGTAATCGGCGTGTTTTTGCCGATTTCCTTGAGGGCCTGCTGATAGGTCTTGGCTGTTTCTTTAGCCGCCTCAATATCTGCATCACTCGTCAAATAAAGCGCAGATCTATACTGTGTTCCAACATCATTGCCCTGACGCATTCCTTGCGTTGGGTCGTGACGCTCCCAAAACACCTTCAGAAGTTGTTCCAGTGAAATCTCTTCTGGATTGTAGACCACTTTTACAATTTCAGTGTGACCGGTCTGACCAGTGCACGTTTCATGGTAGGTCGGATTCTTGGTAGTGCCACCTGCAAAGCCAACAGCTGTTACATACACACCCGGCAATTCCCAGAAGGCGCGTTCCGCGCCCCAGTAACAGCCCATGCCCACATAAATCTCTTTCATCCCGTCAGGATAAGGTCCGTCCAGATCATGGCCATTCACGAAGTGTTTGCCTGGCGTCATAATAGGAGTGTCCCGGCCAGGCAGCGCATTGCTTGCATCTGGCATTTTAAACTTGTTTGAGAGCATTCTGAGAAACGACATATTCACTTACCTGTAAAGACTCTGCATCACAGCAGGGTTGTGCTGATGCGACGCCGCTTGTCGCCATACCATAGCATAATTAGGCCGATAGGTCCGAATATAACCCACGGCGGCATCAACAAAACGCTTTGAATGATCGGATCCCAGAGGATAGGGCTCACGTACCGTTGGATGGCCGCCTGTGATGCATTGAGCGTTTCAGGTGACAGATCAAACCAGATCAGCCCCAGTGGTGTAGAGGTCCAGCTGGAGACCGCGATGCTCTTGGTGGCATCCACGACAAATGAGACCAGCGCAATGGCCACAAACCATACACCTATAAAACGCAGTAAAAATCCAACCACGTGTTTGCTTCCTTTTCCTGTCAGCTTTCAGAGCACACTCCCTCAGATCCAATAGGATCAGATTTCAAAGAGCCACTCTGGCAAAAAACTAGAGCATGATACGCAACTGCAAATGAACACCACGCGCTCCAAATCCCATTAGAGCCTGCGTGTATCCACAGTACCGCATGCAATCTAAGGTGCAACCTATCAGAACAGGGATAGAGACGGCTCTTACTAAGGTGCAACCTATCAGAACAGGGATAGAGACGGCTCTTAAAATCCAGTCAAAACTGCGTAATAGATTGTGAGTGGATGCCCGCGCGGCCTCTGAAAAATGCCTTTGTTTTCATTCTGGTTCCACAGAGTGGGGAAACATCACAAAAAAATCGAAAAGACCTCTTGCGCCCCCCAAGAGTTTTGCATATACCCCCTCTCACGCCGCCGGGCATACCCGGTGAGCAGATTGCGGAGAGGTGGCCGAGTGGTCGAAGGCGCACGCCTGGAACGCGTGTAGGCGGGTAACCGTCTCCAGGGTTCGAATCCCTGTCTCTCCGCCATTACTTCCCCAAAAAGTAAAATGATCCGGCGCTATCTGGCGTTGGCTTTTTCGCGTTTGTGTTTCCAATCAATATGCTCTTTGGGCTGCCTCTTCAGCGCATAACACTGGCCTGCGGAGTGCGTTACTCACCGCAGGCCAGCAGGGTGCACGCACAGGTGGACCGCCGGTCGCTGGCAGACCACATGCACGGGGCGGCTGAACAAAGGGTTGCGAGGCACCGCCCACAGCGCTTCAAAAGCACTGCGTGAGCACCGGCACAGTGAAACGGCACACCTCAACTGGGAAGATAAACTCTAAGCAAGGCGCACCAACGCAGCCGAACAGGGCAGGGGGCTCAGCGCCCCGCGCCCAACCCGTTACTCAAGAAGCGTCAAGGTTGTGTTGATTGGTTGTGGGTCGACGACCCGCTGTAAAACCCCACAGGTCTTTCTCAGCGCTTCCAGGCGGTCTTGCAAGGCATAATGCAAAGTGAACAAAGCATCCCGCTCGCTGCTCTGGTTCATCCGCTCACTCAGCACAAGCTGCTGAAAATAAGCCAGATTCTCAAGGTCAGAGACAGCAATGAGTACTTCATCTAGTTCATTGTCGATAGTGTTTGTGGCGCTATGCGCGCATGCGGTATCGTCCATTCCAATCCCCTTACTGACTAGGGTGTTGAAGAACCGCAGCACCGGGGAGTTTGTGACGACCCTTTGGCGAGCGGGAGGTTCACAACCTGAGTCAGACAGGCGAGTTTATTCCCTCCCGAAGGAGGTGTTGTATTCACCGCCCTCCCGCTCATAGCAAAGGGTTCGCGCACTATAAAATAGGCACAAAAAAACCGCTAGACTACGGGAGCGGGTACCGCTGACATAGAGGTTGTGACGCCTCACATATGAGTGTGAAACACAACTCCACAACCTGTCAACGCCCAAACCCAAAACCTCCCCCACTCATGCATTTCTGCAACGGTTGGGTGAAGGACTTCCCTCAACGTTTTGAACGCGCCGCCCCCACGACGTCATCCCGGGCAAAGCGCAGCGAAGACCCGGGACCCATCCCACCTCTCCACCAAAAGGCAAAACGTTCCCCTCGGTGTCATCCCGGCCCCCGAGCCGGGATCCATACCCCATGTATTAACGGGTAAATTTGCGCAGTAGCGACAAAGGAATGCCAACTGCATACTCTGAGCATGTCTTACTACATGTACATTCTGGCGAGCCGAAAGCATGGGACACTCTACACGGGCGTGACCAACAACCTGCCTGAGCGTGTGCATCAGCATAAGACCAAGATGAACTCTGGCTTCACGGCAAGGTATGGCGTTTCTAAGCTTGTTTACTATGAGCTCTACGAAGAACCGCACGAGGCTATCCGCAAAGAAAAGCAGGTAAAACGCTGGCGACGGGACTGGAAAATTCAAGCCATCGAAGAGATGAACCCCCATTGGGAGGACTTGTCACTCTCATTGCACTTTGAGCATACGTAAGTGGTTATAGATCCCGGCTCGGTGGCCGGGAAGACACCAGAGGCGACCACTCTGCTCATCAGTGCCACTGCAAAACCAGCCTCATCTCAAACCACAACACCCTCACATCCCATGCTTCCCCTCAAAACCCGCAACCCTGAAGCCCCACATCCCCTCCCGATGTCATCCCGGGCGAAGACCCGGGACCCATACCCCCGGTCTCAGCGGGCAACGTCAGGCAGCAGCAACAGGGCACAAACTTCCTCAGCATCTGCCGTTTCAGCAAACGCCTTCAGTCATCAAATGAAGTCCGCATTAGCAATAAAGGAGATGCACCGGGAGGCCGTGTCTCCCTCCCTGCATTACTCAACACCGCATGTGGTTATAGATCCCGGCTCCTTGGCCGGGATGACACCCGAGGCGACCACTCTGCTCATCAGTGCCACTGCAAAGCCAGCCCCACCTCAAACCACAGTGCCTCACACCGCATGCCTCCCCTCAAAGCCCGCGACCCTGAAAGCCCCACACCCCCTCCCGGTGTCATCCCGGGCGCAGACCCGGGATCCATAATCCCAGATTTCAGCGGCTGTCTTCCAATTTATTGACTCTGGTAAACCGTGGAGCTGAAATGTGGATTTAAGGGCAAGAAAAATAGCCAGTATTATGAAGTCATCTCAACAGGAACCGGCGCAAATGAGAGCTCGAATACCTTTTCGTTATTCTTTTCATTAACGCCAATAGCGGATTGGAGTGAGCATCCGAAATA
Coding sequences:
- a CDS encoding GcvT family protein encodes the protein MTKPIPQNARVVIIGGGIAGCSVAYHLAKLGWKDIVLLERKQLTCGTTWHAAGLIAQLRASKNMTRLAKYSQELYGDLEAETEIATGFRRNGSITVALTEERRSEILRSAAMARAFGVEVEEISTSELLDRYPYVNAEDVTAAVYLPKDGQGDPGNIALALAKGARQRGAQVFEGVKVTSIEKRNGAVAGVSWQRDGSDEQGHIAADYVVNCAGMWAHELGRMAGVNVPLHACEHFYMVTDNIAGLPQLPTLRVPDECAYYKEDAGKILLGAFEPIAKPWGMQGISEDFCFDQLPEDIEHFEPILEQAVNRFPELAVTGIHTFFNGPESFTPDDAYHLGEAPELKNFFVCAGFNSIGIQSAGGAGMALAHWMEYGYPPFDISDVDIRRMQPFMGNKTFLYERSKETLGLLYADHFPFRQKATARGVRRSPLHEHLKQAGAAFGETAGWERANWFADQEQEPTYEYSWKRQNWFENSKREHLAIRNNVGLYDMSSFGKIRVEGPDAESLLNHMCGGDMSVPVGKIVYTQFLNERGGIEADLTVTRLSETAYLLVTPAATVIRELSWLNKHKAGANVVITDITAGEATLVVMGPNSRELLSKVSNHDWSNENHPFGTMQEIEFGMGLARAHRVSYVGELGWELYVSTEMAAHAYETLMEAGADLNLKLCGLHAMDSLRIEKGFRHFGHDITEEDHVLEAGLGFAVSTKKPSFIGREAVLRKKEEGLSSRMLQFKLKDAEPLLHHNEPVLRDGEIVGYLTSGNYGHTLGGAVGLGYVPCKGETIKDMLASNYQIDVEGTLCDAEASFKPMYDPKSLRMRGLKELEDA
- the xsc gene encoding sulfoacetaldehyde acetyltransferase, translated to MKMTTEEAFVKVLQMHGIDNAFGIIGSAMMPVSDLFPAAGIKFWDCAHECNAGMSADGYSRATGKMSMAIAQNGPGITNFVTPIKTAYWNHTPLLLVTPQAANKTIGQGGFQEIEQMALFEDMVCYQEEVRDPSRIAEVLNRVIEKAWRGCAPAQINVPRDFWTQVIDIELPQIVRMEKPRGGVQSIKKAAELLSDAKFPVILNGAGVVLSGAIQASAALAEKLSAPVCCGYQHNDAFPGNHPLSVGPLGYNGSKAGMEMISKADVVLALGTRLNPFSTLPCYDMDYWPKDAKVIQVDINSDRIGLTKKVTVGIQGDARAVAEQIMEELADHAGNDGREEREALVHHAKSAWLQELSSMDHEDDDPGTTWNERARTREPEKMSPRMAWRAIQAALPKEAIISSDIGNNCAIGNAYPSFDEGRKYLAPGLFGPCGYGLPAILGAKIGCPDTPVVGFAGDGAFGISMNEMTACGRDDWPPITMVIFRNYQWGAEKRNTTLWYDDNFVGTELNLEVQYAKIAEACGLKGIQVFSMDELSKTLDDAIEGQMERNETTFIEVILNQELGEPFRRDAMKAPVAVAGINAEDMREQELA
- the pabB gene encoding aminodeoxychorismate synthase component I, with the protein product MAQFAFGTVLLVDRLSHEPARLFQAPQRVLTCQTLSEVPQFLQQLEQERKAGHHLAGFFSYEFGFAFEEKLKQRFSGSGNMPLAWFGVYDAPELLSRAQEAQWLKEAAGNEASPSIHINQFDMSKSDYDAAFAKTQQHLAQGDIYQINLTMRAMLEQTGSAAALFDNLLFQQPVGYAALLHLGDQKVLSISPELFLERKGKQLTTRPMKGTAQRGRTTYEDARVQEWLQSDEKSRAENTMILDLMRNDLSRITKAGSVCVPSHCEVEQYRSLFQMTSTTTGELVDGAELPEIIEELFPCGSITGAPKLWAMEIIDDLEKSPRGIYTGSIGMIEPNGDFTFNVAIRTLVIDEDGAAEMGTGSGVVFDSGASPEYDECLLKLNFLKASDERFTLFETMGWTPEDGYTLLERHMQRMADSASYFGFNWNLEQALRVLGDHAAGFEHSMRVRLDLAEDGELSVTAQEMPAGSDVDWRVCIAEERVHSQDRFLFHKTSHRGFYDQTRADYAAQYECSEVIFLNEAGYLTEGSFTNLFIRRDGKLLTPALKHGLLPGVFRAGLLEHGYAEEADLTLSDLQEADAVYIGNSLRGLMKASLVSLDVDVS
- a CDS encoding methyl-accepting chemotaxis protein, which translates into the protein MSAAVGFEEEVGQSDMGSTSWPIALGWVLALLSFGMSWAGDTGTMSILSGVAFLLAAIPTALWLKDKTSGTSELASGVCLAVLAGLASSAAAVGGYAEGWQVDFNILFFAPLVVLGSSRNGGALGGFLAVSTIYLLGSLFVMPEFLVSEQSTFSGNMIILVLLAGVTMAFLSTQGEAPAESTGVSEAAATVSTPAAEIAENEQKIAEQSERIAFFEKHVSDLRDAVDGQLKSLSQNTHSIVSASKGLENATHKCSSHTTEVVTSSDAASGNVQTVSAASEELSSSISEIARQIAQANEMVEATTRGAQETNDTIGSLAEAASRIGEVVTLIQAIAEQTNLLALNATIEAARAGEAGKGFAVVAAEVKELANQTSKATEEIASQVSAIQGRTREAVEAIGSISHTMDEVNSHTGAIAEAITQQGDATNEISANILAASDGTMAVSQGIASLSEAMNEATGSVFEVTEKASKVDGDLNEVHDTLERFFHDVA
- a CDS encoding MarR family winged helix-turn-helix transcriptional regulator encodes the protein MMRTNHIADQLSAVSTALEDASVDAYGDLSTSAVAALLIMRRSPAISIGTVAKEVRLSHSATVRLIDRLEKDWLVRRLRRRGREVMVELTVRGKRKAVEVAEARRKAAHALLGDIDESQLDNLSSLLKFILNDVESSACTRFCYDDPMEDEKVEENEPA
- the msrA gene encoding peptide-methionine (S)-S-oxide reductase MsrA; translation: MSFLRMLSNKFKMPDASNALPGRDTPIMTPGKHFVNGHDLDGPYPDGMKEIYVGMGCYWGAERAFWELPGVYVTAVGFAGGTTKNPTYHETCTGQTGHTEIVKVVYNPEEISLEQLLKVFWERHDPTQGMRQGNDVGTQYRSALYLTSDADIEAAKETAKTYQQALKEIGKNTPITTEIGRLDVFYYAEEYHQQYLAKNPDGYCGLGGTGATCPLPFSSQPPQQ